Proteins encoded within one genomic window of Glandiceps talaboti chromosome 3, keGlaTala1.1, whole genome shotgun sequence:
- the LOC144432892 gene encoding NLR family CARD domain-containing protein 4-like codes for MTNLCSHLSERERKEINTNPHFLIKKLIKNDFISEENTTYLENLLQQIGLRVLAKNVQKRSSFINDPDRPWCEPYKLPDQLKIKYRALYKKFAPIPWNPDHCVAFSEMYVPGVLSVKENYLRDPLPYTNKKDIFDRLQQRDKDCTRVVVLGSPGAGKSMFCQKLAYSWAKGELPAFKLVILLQMKDLDGSLLDYAVDTIASLDINIHPSHFRDFIRENGKKVLFLLDGIDEVKSIAWSKSDVVDVISKKALSTCMVLSTMRPHQADIDLSNNMMIEITSFDEDATKRLINNYLYKDQREFGDIRVETFTTKIKEYMKGRDAELMSYPLHVSFLCTMWLDHEYSRKLHEGEFSFPSNIAELYTEVLQCILRRYCTKNKIDMKDGIVPKHTEALVESIAKAANKALIDGKQRFEVDSIPVEAQPLGLLVKDYGFPLVNPKRRCFFYHGLWMYYFVAYYICKCTKDNTSRRERIEEIESLDKFHEVEIFLSEMLPKWRDLLQPGYADRRQMYNIV; via the exons ATGACCAATCTGTGTTCACACCTAAGTGAGAGAGAGCgtaaagaaataaatactaatccACATTTCCTAATCAAGAAGCTCATAAAAAATGACTTCATATCAGAGGAAAATACCACATACCTTGAAAATCTGCTCCAACAGATAGGTCTGCGTGTGCTTGCTAAAAATGTTCAAAAGAGGTCATCATTTATCAACGATCCAG acAGACCATGGTGTGAACCTTACAAGCTACCAGAtcaactaaaaataaaataccgTGCATTATATAAAAAGTTTGCACCGATTCCCTGGAATCCTGACCACTGCGTAGCATTTTCTGAAATGTATGTCCCAGGTGTGCTGTCCGTGAAAGAAAACTATCTTCGGGACCCCCTGCCATATACAAATAAGAAAGACATCTTTGATCGATTACAGCAAAGGGACAAGGACTGCACTCGTGTTGTGGTTCTTGGTTCACCTGGCGCAGGAAAATCTATGTTCTGTCAAAAGCTGGCTTATAGTTGGGCGAAAGGTGAGCTACCAGCATTTAAACTGGTCATCTTACTTCAAATGAAAGACTTAGATGGCTCTCTCCTTGACTATGCTGTCGATACTATCGCATCTCTTGATATCAATATACACCCCTCTCACTTCCGGGATTTCATTCGCGAGAATGGGAAAAAGGTATTATTTTTGTTAGATGGTATCGACGAAGTCAAAAGTATAGCTTGGTCGAAGTCTGATGTTGTCGATGTTATTTCAAAGAAAGCGTTGTCTACCTGTATGGTTCTATCTACAATGCGCCCTCACCAAGCAGATATAGATCTGTCAAACAACATGATGATTGAGATCACTAGCTTTGATGAAGATGCCACAAAACGTCTGATAAATAACTACCTATACAAAGACCAAAGAGAGTTTGGCGATATCAGGGTGGAAACTTTTACTACAAAGATTAAAGAGTATATGAAAGGGAGGGACGCAGAGCTTATGTCTTATCCTTTACATGTATCGTTTTTGTGCACGATGTGGCTTGATCATGAATACAGCAGAAAGTTACATGAAGGAGAGTTTTCCTTTCCAAGTAATATCGCTGAGTTGTACACAGAAGTTCTGCAGTGCATCCTTCGACGATATTGTACTAAAAACAAGATAGACATGAAGGATGGCATCGTGCCAAAACACACCGAAGCATTGGTTGAAAGTATAGCTAAAGCAGCGAACAAGGCTCTCATCGACGGGAAGCAGAGATTTGAGGTAGATTCTATACCTGTTGAGGCTCAACCTCTTGGATTACTAGTGAAGGATTATGGGTTTCCATTAGTGAATCCAAAGAGAAGATGCTTCTTTTACCACGGACTCTGGATGTACTATTTTGTAGCATATTACATCTGTAAATGCACAAAAGACAACACCTCGCGTAGGGAGAGAATCGAAGAAATCGAAAGCCTTGACAAATTTCATGAAGTTGAGATCTTTCTCTCGGAGATGCTTCCAAAGTGGAGAGATTTGTTACAACCTGGTTACGCAGACAGAAGACAAATGTATAACATTGTCTAA